The Acetobacter oryzoeni genome includes a region encoding these proteins:
- the chrA gene encoding chromate efflux transporter, translating into MTIVPRGVGPERPGSALEVLLIFLRLGVTCFGGPIAHIGYFRDEFVVRRRWLNERAYADLVGLCQFLPGPASSQVGFSIGLMRAGYAGGLAAWAGFTLPSALILVLFAYGANAFVGPTGAGLLHGLKLVAVAIVAQAVWGMASTLCPDRARASIAVTVALIVLFAISPLAQIAAIVLGGLAGLWLCRSVQTSDGEHITVPVSRRAGIVALALFLALLFGLPFLARHGAPESISLFDAFYRSGALVFGGGHVVLPLLHEAFVAPGWVSDDAFLAGYGAAQAVPGPLFTFAAYLGAVVSQFPHSVAGAAFGLFGIFLPGILVLIGALPFWDTFSSQPAVRATMHGVNAAVVGLLGAALYTPVWTSAVRSVADFGIVLVSFVLLTVRRAPPLVVVGISALGGIVIGQVA; encoded by the coding sequence ATGACGATCGTGCCGCGTGGCGTGGGACCAGAAAGACCGGGGTCGGCTCTTGAGGTGCTCCTCATCTTCCTCAGACTGGGTGTCACCTGCTTCGGCGGGCCGATCGCGCATATCGGGTATTTCCGGGACGAATTCGTCGTCCGGCGCCGGTGGCTCAATGAGCGCGCCTATGCCGATCTCGTCGGGCTGTGCCAGTTTCTGCCCGGTCCCGCGAGCAGCCAGGTGGGATTTTCCATTGGCCTGATGCGGGCCGGTTATGCAGGCGGTCTTGCTGCATGGGCGGGATTCACTCTGCCTTCGGCGCTCATCCTAGTCCTCTTCGCCTATGGCGCGAACGCGTTTGTCGGCCCGACTGGTGCAGGCCTTCTTCATGGACTGAAACTCGTCGCCGTCGCCATCGTCGCACAGGCCGTATGGGGCATGGCGAGCACGCTATGTCCGGACCGGGCACGTGCTTCGATCGCGGTCACGGTCGCACTCATCGTTCTGTTCGCCATCTCACCGCTTGCCCAGATTGCGGCCATCGTTCTCGGGGGCCTCGCCGGCCTGTGGCTTTGCCGCTCTGTGCAGACGTCAGATGGCGAGCATATTACAGTGCCCGTATCGCGTCGTGCAGGGATCGTCGCACTGGCTCTCTTTCTGGCGTTGCTCTTCGGTCTGCCCTTTCTCGCCCGCCATGGCGCACCGGAGAGCATTTCCCTGTTCGACGCCTTCTACCGGTCAGGCGCACTCGTGTTCGGTGGCGGTCATGTTGTGCTGCCCTTGCTGCACGAGGCCTTTGTGGCCCCAGGCTGGGTGAGCGATGATGCCTTTCTCGCTGGTTATGGCGCCGCACAGGCGGTTCCGGGGCCGCTTTTCACGTTCGCGGCCTATCTCGGTGCGGTCGTCAGCCAATTTCCCCACAGTGTTGCCGGTGCCGCTTTCGGTCTTTTCGGCATCTTTCTGCCGGGCATCCTGGTCCTGATCGGAGCTTTGCCCTTCTGGGACACCTTCAGTAGCCAGCCGGCCGTTCGGGCGACGATGCACGGCGTCAACGCAGCGGTCGTGGGTCTGCTGGGGGCGGCGCTCTATACGCCGGTCTGGACGAGCGCGGTCAGGTCGGTGGCGGATTTCGGGATCGTGCTGGTCAGTTTCGTCCTTCTGACCGTCCGGCGGGCGCCACCCCTGGTGGTGGTCGGTATCAGCGCACTGGGAGGGATCGTCATTGGGCAGGTGGCATAA
- a CDS encoding error-prone DNA polymerase, with protein sequence MSTSAQRYAELQVTTYFSFLRGASSPIELFAQAKALGIEALGICDRNSLAGMVQAHVAAKEIGLRLVVGCRLDLADFPPVLVYPTDRAAYGRLCRLLSLGKARAGKGKCHLLWEDLVAWGAGVIVVMIPDTADDACGLHLRKLKDVFADRAYMALTLLRRPNDQMRLYELANLAHQARVPTVVTNDVLFHTHDRRILQDVVTCIRHNTTIDEAGFVRERHADRYLKHPQEMDRLFSRYPEAVARTMDIMERCQFSLDDLAYQYPDEVSVPGQTPQQALEALTWEAAARTYPEGVPDEVRKSLHHELALIGRMNYAPYFLTVNSIVRYARSQDILCQGRGSAANSAVCYVLGITAIDPARNSLLFERFVSEERGEPPDIDVDFEHARREQVIQWVYEHYGRDRAALTAVVIRYRAKGALRDVGKVMGLPEDLIRTLSGQIHGWGRKLDDDALTDSGIDLSDRRIRLTLDLARCLIGVPRHLSQHPGGFVLTHDRLDELVPIEPASMEARQIIEWDKDDIDVLKFMKVDILALGMLTCMKKGLDLLADHKGQHFTLQSIPAEDPRTYAMIRKADTIGVFQIESRAQMSMLPRLKPRVFYDLVIEVAIVRPGPIQGDMVHPYLRRREGLEREDYPTPELEKVLKKTLGIPLFQEQAMQVAMICAGFTAAEADQLRRAMATFKNTGTVSQFQTRLIEGMRANGYDEDFAERIYQQLEGFGSYGFPESHAASFAILAYSSSWMKCTHPDVFLASLLNSQPMGFYAPAQLVRDAREHGVEIRPVCVNASHWDSTLEGPERPDGMFAVRLGMSLVKGLANDDAARIVAARASRPFTSVDDLWRRAGVKAAALYHLAEADAFRPSLGLARREALWAIKALRDEPLPLFAAAQVTREAEEPDVLLQPMRDGAEVVRDYNRLGLSLRDHPLAFLRKDLQEQGILPCRQALNAKDGKRLTVAGLVLVRQRPGSAEGVVFITLEDETANMNVIIWPDLFDANRRVVLSGQMLAVKGMLQKEGDVVHLVAKEITDLSGLLADVGNRSSADTTADIDSGSEHLVVRSRNFH encoded by the coding sequence ATGAGCACCTCGGCACAGCGTTATGCCGAATTGCAGGTGACAACCTATTTCTCGTTCCTGCGTGGGGCGTCTTCTCCGATCGAACTGTTTGCGCAGGCAAAGGCCCTTGGCATCGAGGCACTAGGCATCTGTGACCGCAACTCTCTGGCCGGGATGGTGCAGGCCCATGTCGCGGCAAAAGAGATCGGGCTCCGACTTGTCGTGGGATGCCGTCTCGATCTGGCGGATTTCCCGCCTGTGCTGGTCTACCCAACGGACCGGGCCGCCTATGGCCGCCTTTGCCGCCTGCTGAGCCTCGGCAAGGCCCGTGCCGGGAAAGGAAAATGCCATCTGCTCTGGGAAGATCTGGTGGCCTGGGGCGCGGGCGTGATCGTCGTCATGATCCCGGACACGGCAGATGATGCCTGCGGTCTGCATCTGCGCAAGCTGAAGGACGTCTTTGCCGATCGCGCCTACATGGCGCTCACCCTCCTGCGCCGTCCCAATGACCAGATGCGATTGTATGAACTGGCGAACCTGGCGCATCAGGCACGGGTGCCAACCGTTGTGACCAATGACGTGCTGTTCCACACCCATGACCGACGCATCCTGCAGGATGTCGTGACCTGCATCCGGCACAACACCACGATCGACGAGGCCGGGTTCGTCCGGGAGCGTCACGCGGACCGCTATCTTAAACACCCGCAGGAGATGGACCGGCTGTTCAGCCGTTACCCTGAAGCGGTCGCCCGCACCATGGATATCATGGAGCGCTGCCAGTTCTCACTTGATGATCTGGCCTACCAGTATCCCGATGAAGTGTCCGTGCCCGGTCAGACGCCCCAACAGGCGCTGGAAGCGCTGACGTGGGAGGCGGCAGCCCGCACCTATCCCGAAGGTGTGCCGGACGAGGTTCGCAAAAGCCTGCACCATGAACTCGCCCTAATAGGGCGCATGAATTATGCGCCCTATTTTCTGACCGTAAACAGTATCGTCCGCTATGCCCGTTCTCAGGACATTCTCTGCCAGGGTCGTGGGTCGGCTGCCAATTCTGCAGTCTGTTATGTGCTGGGCATCACCGCCATTGATCCGGCCCGCAACTCCCTGCTGTTCGAGCGTTTCGTCTCTGAAGAACGGGGCGAACCGCCGGACATTGATGTGGATTTCGAGCATGCACGACGCGAGCAGGTCATCCAGTGGGTCTATGAGCATTATGGGCGTGACCGCGCGGCCCTGACGGCCGTGGTGATCCGCTATCGCGCCAAGGGGGCCTTGCGGGATGTCGGCAAAGTCATGGGCTTGCCGGAAGATCTGATCCGCACACTCTCGGGCCAGATTCACGGCTGGGGGCGCAAGCTGGACGATGATGCCCTGACTGACAGCGGCATTGATCTGTCAGACCGCCGTATCCGCCTGACGCTGGATCTGGCGCGTTGCCTGATCGGCGTGCCCCGCCATCTGTCACAGCACCCCGGAGGATTTGTGCTGACCCATGACCGGCTGGATGAACTGGTGCCGATCGAACCGGCCTCCATGGAAGCCCGCCAGATTATTGAATGGGACAAGGACGATATCGACGTTCTGAAATTCATGAAGGTGGATATTCTGGCTCTCGGCATGCTGACCTGCATGAAAAAGGGGCTGGATCTTCTGGCGGACCACAAGGGCCAGCATTTCACGCTCCAGAGCATCCCGGCGGAGGATCCGCGCACCTACGCCATGATCCGCAAGGCCGATACGATCGGTGTGTTCCAGATTGAATCCCGGGCGCAGATGTCCATGCTGCCACGGCTCAAACCGCGTGTGTTTTACGATCTCGTCATTGAAGTGGCGATCGTAAGGCCCGGACCAATCCAGGGCGATATGGTGCATCCCTATCTGCGTCGCCGCGAGGGCCTAGAGCGGGAAGACTATCCCACACCTGAACTGGAAAAGGTTCTGAAAAAGACGCTTGGAATTCCGCTGTTTCAGGAACAGGCGATGCAGGTGGCCATGATCTGTGCCGGATTTACCGCAGCCGAAGCCGATCAGTTGCGTCGGGCGATGGCGACGTTCAAAAATACCGGCACGGTCTCGCAGTTTCAGACACGCCTGATCGAAGGCATGCGCGCCAACGGTTATGACGAGGACTTTGCAGAACGGATCTATCAGCAGCTCGAAGGGTTCGGGTCTTACGGATTTCCCGAGAGCCATGCGGCCAGTTTCGCCATTCTCGCCTATTCGTCGTCCTGGATGAAATGCACCCATCCGGACGTGTTTCTGGCGTCACTCCTGAATTCCCAACCGATGGGGTTCTATGCCCCCGCGCAACTGGTTCGTGATGCCCGGGAACATGGTGTGGAAATCCGGCCCGTTTGCGTCAACGCCTCACACTGGGACAGCACACTGGAAGGACCGGAAAGACCAGATGGGATGTTCGCCGTGCGACTGGGCATGAGTCTGGTCAAGGGGCTGGCCAATGACGATGCCGCCCGCATTGTTGCCGCTCGGGCCTCACGCCCGTTTACGTCGGTCGATGACCTATGGCGTCGGGCGGGTGTCAAAGCAGCAGCCCTGTACCATCTGGCCGAGGCGGATGCGTTCCGCCCTTCGCTCGGGCTGGCACGGCGCGAAGCGCTGTGGGCGATCAAAGCTCTGCGCGATGAACCGCTGCCGTTATTTGCAGCAGCGCAGGTCACGCGGGAAGCAGAGGAACCGGATGTGTTGCTCCAACCCATGCGGGATGGGGCAGAGGTGGTGCGGGATTACAACCGGCTTGGCTTGAGCCTGCGGGATCATCCCCTAGCTTTTCTGCGCAAGGATTTACAGGAACAGGGCATCCTACCCTGCCGACAGGCCCTGAACGCCAAGGACGGCAAGCGTCTCACCGTAGCGGGACTGGTGCTGGTCCGGCAGCGGCCAGGCTCCGCCGAAGGTGTGGTGTTCATAACGCTGGAGGATGAGACGGCCAACATGAACGTCATCATCTGGCCGGATCTATTCGACGCCAACCGGCGCGTCGTACTTAGCGGCCAGATGCTGGCCGTGAAAGGCATGCTCCAGAAAGAAGGCGACGTCGTGCATCTGGTGGCGAAGGAGATCACCGACCTCTCCGGGTTACTGGCGGACGTCGGGAACCGATCCTCCGCAGATACCACCGCCGACATAGACTCTGGCAGTGAACACCTCGTCGTCAGATCCCGCAATTTTCACTGA
- a CDS encoding DUF6504 family protein, producing MPKEGSHPISRSRIVSLYLPLWPTDRIRKRLGPDAPAPETPLALVGREGRRRVVLSVDLAARKLGLRPGIPVAKAQALYPDLVLMDADPEGDRLGLEKLALWFQHRIAPIVAVDTPDGLVLDTTGADHLHGGELPMLKDMVHRMSGAGFCARAVVADTWGAAHALARYGRLAIAVVPSDKTTSALADLPLEALRLPSPIIEGLATLGVSRIGPLAAMPRAPLALRFGPDIARRLDQAFGRIGEAIVPVRPVDPVEVSRNFAEPIGAAETIARYIGKLVPLLCPGLDERGQGVRRLDLLLHRVDSRTEAIRVATAMPVRDVKRLTRLLCEKIETINPGFGIERMVLIASLAEPLDRRQTVSSLIAEEEADVSDLIDTLANRVGMQALYRFAPVESDLPERSFCRVPALAPEETKDWPEHWPRPTRLLARPEPVQAMAELPDQPPLFFIWRGVRRKVKCADGPERVFGEWWKNDAELTIARDYFRVEDTSGERFWLYRAGDGEHGETGSQGWFLHGIFG from the coding sequence ATGCCAAAGGAAGGCTCGCACCCTATATCCCGGTCGCGGATCGTCTCGCTTTACCTGCCGCTCTGGCCGACCGACCGGATCAGGAAGCGGCTTGGACCAGACGCGCCCGCGCCTGAGACGCCACTAGCCCTTGTCGGACGTGAAGGACGGCGACGGGTTGTGTTGTCGGTCGATCTCGCCGCCCGCAAGCTGGGGCTGCGCCCCGGCATACCGGTGGCCAAGGCCCAGGCGCTCTATCCCGATCTGGTGCTGATGGATGCCGATCCCGAAGGCGACCGGCTCGGACTGGAAAAGCTGGCGCTGTGGTTCCAGCACAGAATCGCGCCCATCGTGGCCGTCGATACGCCGGACGGGCTGGTGCTGGACACGACGGGGGCGGATCACCTGCATGGTGGCGAACTTCCCATGCTCAAGGATATGGTCCACCGCATGTCGGGAGCCGGTTTTTGCGCTCGGGCCGTAGTCGCGGACACCTGGGGGGCGGCCCACGCACTGGCTCGCTATGGCCGGTTAGCGATTGCTGTTGTCCCGTCAGATAAAACGACCTCTGCTCTGGCCGATCTTCCCCTTGAAGCACTCCGCCTGCCCTCCCCTATCATTGAGGGTCTGGCCACGCTGGGCGTATCCCGTATCGGGCCACTGGCTGCCATGCCCCGCGCACCGCTGGCCTTGCGGTTTGGCCCCGACATCGCCCGCAGGCTGGATCAGGCGTTCGGACGTATTGGTGAAGCCATCGTGCCTGTCCGCCCGGTTGATCCCGTGGAGGTCAGCCGTAATTTTGCCGAGCCGATCGGGGCAGCCGAGACCATCGCCCGTTATATCGGCAAACTGGTGCCGCTGCTCTGTCCGGGGCTGGACGAACGCGGACAGGGCGTGCGCCGTCTTGATCTGCTGCTGCATCGGGTGGACAGCCGCACCGAGGCGATCCGGGTCGCGACCGCCATGCCGGTACGCGATGTGAAGCGCCTGACCCGCCTGCTGTGCGAGAAAATCGAAACGATCAATCCGGGTTTCGGCATCGAGCGCATGGTGCTGATCGCGTCCCTGGCGGAGCCCTTGGATCGGCGACAGACCGTGTCTTCCCTGATCGCCGAGGAAGAAGCCGATGTGTCCGACCTGATCGACACGCTGGCCAACCGTGTCGGCATGCAGGCGCTGTATCGCTTTGCCCCCGTAGAAAGCGATCTCCCCGAACGCTCCTTCTGCCGCGTGCCCGCGCTGGCTCCCGAGGAGACAAAGGACTGGCCGGAGCACTGGCCGCGCCCTACCCGACTGCTGGCACGACCGGAACCGGTGCAGGCCATGGCGGAACTGCCGGACCAGCCGCCGCTGTTCTTCATCTGGCGGGGTGTGCGGCGGAAAGTGAAATGCGCTGACGGGCCGGAGCGTGTCTTCGGCGAATGGTGGAAGAATGACGCGGAACTGACCATTGCCCGCGATTACTTCCGGGTGGAGGACACGAGCGGCGAGCGGTTCTGGCTTTACCGGGCCGGTGATGGTGAGCATGGCGAAACCGGCTCACAGGGCTGGTTTCTGCATGGGATTTTCGGATGA
- a CDS encoding ImuA family protein has product MTAETHKKPGLETLRAAISRLEGHSDRRRTVLPFGVREIDARLPGGGLALGALHEVAGGGNDALHSAAAGQFCAGIAARTRGKVLWIVTRQDVFAPSLKQVGLSARRTIFVEASSDVDVLACFEEGLRHGGLGAVVAEVARLSMTASRRLQLAAETSGSLGIAIRRWRRQTDAADFGQPTASVTRWRVSVLPSVPLPVPGVGRPRWLLELIRARAGECADFEVEACDAKGRLAPYIPVADRLALPAALADRPDQEAAWTRRARA; this is encoded by the coding sequence ATGACTGCTGAAACCCATAAAAAACCCGGTCTGGAGACGCTGCGGGCGGCGATCAGCCGTCTCGAAGGGCACAGCGACCGACGTCGCACGGTGCTGCCTTTTGGCGTGCGCGAGATCGACGCCCGCCTACCAGGTGGCGGTCTGGCGCTGGGTGCCCTGCATGAGGTGGCCGGTGGTGGCAATGATGCCCTTCACAGCGCGGCCGCCGGTCAGTTCTGCGCCGGGATTGCGGCCCGCACACGTGGCAAGGTGCTCTGGATCGTCACCCGTCAGGATGTGTTCGCCCCCTCCCTGAAACAGGTCGGGCTGTCGGCACGGCGAACGATCTTTGTCGAGGCCAGTTCAGACGTCGATGTGCTGGCCTGTTTCGAGGAAGGACTGCGGCATGGCGGCCTTGGGGCCGTGGTCGCCGAGGTGGCGCGTCTGTCCATGACCGCATCCCGTCGTCTGCAACTCGCCGCCGAGACGTCTGGTTCGCTTGGCATCGCCATCCGCCGCTGGCGGCGGCAGACGGATGCTGCGGATTTTGGCCAGCCGACTGCCAGTGTGACCCGATGGCGGGTGTCCGTCCTGCCATCCGTGCCTTTACCGGTGCCCGGTGTGGGGCGTCCCCGTTGGCTGCTGGAACTGATCCGTGCCCGTGCGGGCGAATGTGCCGATTTTGAAGTGGAGGCCTGTGATGCCAAAGGAAGGCTCGCACCCTATATCCCGGTCGCGGATCGTCTCGCTTTACCTGCCGCTCTGGCCGACCGACCGGATCAGGAAGCGGCTTGGACCAGACGCGCCCGCGCCTGA
- a CDS encoding YoaK family protein: MLVHEGAERNASIDRRLGCSLAAIAGAVNAAGFLAVGYYSANMTGNVSALANGLHEGHLELVLSCCGLILAFVAGAVLSALLVNAGRRRHLPSIYARSILLEACLLGLLGAVDLLFSAQPRDPVLAYGLSFLMGLQNATVTRISGARVRTTHMTGMLTDVGLELADWLESFFHPVDPVRRTGTRERLGLHAAIVLSFTLGGVAGAFLYGWWSALFLLALAGLLACLALPGALSHEPVAEHEPALVPACGEKHR, translated from the coding sequence GTGCTTGTTCACGAGGGGGCGGAGCGTAACGCCAGCATCGACAGGCGTCTGGGCTGCTCGCTGGCGGCCATTGCCGGTGCTGTGAACGCCGCCGGTTTTCTGGCCGTGGGCTATTATTCGGCCAACATGACTGGCAATGTCTCCGCGCTGGCGAACGGCCTGCATGAAGGCCATCTGGAACTGGTCCTGTCCTGCTGCGGTCTGATACTGGCCTTTGTCGCCGGCGCGGTGCTGTCGGCGCTGCTGGTCAATGCAGGTCGTCGCCGTCATCTGCCGTCGATCTACGCACGGAGCATCCTTCTTGAAGCCTGCCTGCTCGGGCTTCTGGGGGCTGTGGATCTTCTGTTTTCGGCCCAGCCACGGGATCCGGTGCTGGCCTACGGGCTGAGTTTCCTCATGGGGCTCCAGAACGCCACGGTCACACGCATTTCCGGGGCGCGTGTCCGCACCACCCATATGACGGGAATGCTCACCGATGTGGGGCTGGAACTGGCGGACTGGCTGGAGAGCTTTTTCCATCCGGTTGACCCGGTCCGACGGACCGGTACGCGCGAACGCCTGGGTCTGCATGCCGCCATTGTACTGTCTTTCACGCTGGGCGGCGTGGCCGGCGCCTTTCTGTATGGCTGGTGGTCTGCTCTGTTTCTGCTGGCGCTGGCGGGGCTTCTGGCCTGTCTTGCCCTGCCGGGCGCGCTGTCGCATGAGCCTGTGGCGGAACATGAACCGGCGTTGGTTCCGGCTTGCGGGGAGAAGCATCGCTGA
- a CDS encoding SOS response-associated peptidase, which translates to MCNLYAMTSNQKAIREIAKVLDDLTGNLQQLPEIYPNTMAPVVRNGEGGRELVMARWGMPTPPGYLKGHKVDRGVTNIRNPSSTWWKRWEGVQHRCLVPLTAFSEPEHLPDGTSRPAWFARNEGEPLAFFAGIWCRWTSVRKLADGETTDDLFGFLTTDANREVGAIHPKAMPVILVQPEDMERWMTAPAAEALELQRPLPDGLLCRVQAGSG; encoded by the coding sequence ATGTGCAATCTCTACGCCATGACATCAAACCAGAAAGCGATCAGGGAAATCGCAAAGGTTCTTGATGATCTGACCGGCAATCTTCAGCAATTGCCAGAGATATATCCGAATACAATGGCGCCTGTCGTGCGGAACGGGGAGGGTGGCCGTGAACTGGTCATGGCGCGCTGGGGCATGCCGACGCCGCCCGGTTACCTGAAGGGACACAAGGTCGACCGGGGTGTGACCAACATCCGCAATCCGTCCTCGACATGGTGGAAGCGCTGGGAGGGCGTGCAACATCGTTGTCTGGTGCCGCTGACGGCCTTCTCCGAGCCGGAACATCTGCCCGACGGGACATCACGACCGGCGTGGTTTGCGCGGAATGAGGGGGAGCCGTTGGCTTTTTTTGCCGGGATATGGTGTCGATGGACGTCCGTGCGCAAACTGGCGGACGGGGAGACAACGGATGATCTGTTCGGTTTTCTGACCACTGACGCCAATCGGGAAGTGGGCGCGATCCATCCGAAAGCCATGCCTGTGATCCTGGTGCAACCGGAGGATATGGAGCGCTGGATGACGGCACCGGCAGCGGAGGCTCTGGAGCTTCAGCGGCCGCTCCCCGATGGGCTTTTATGTCGGGTGCAGGCCGGCTCTGGCTGA